One Pullulanibacillus sp. KACC 23026 DNA segment encodes these proteins:
- a CDS encoding DUF2268 domain-containing putative Zn-dependent protease (predicted Zn-dependent protease with a strongly conserved HExxH motif), which produces MSAVRLNTGRSRRELVLDIFNLTENQLDELLFFGMFQLDSDAEQLKQQLRELRLLGFETFIKEELELLHGFYPSHKAVKFELFLLDEKDEFVKTKLGGVSAFTEWNGRMVFVVEPDERVRQTLKSVITHEYHHHWRMSALKVASEEESLLDRLVLEGLAEHFVRLRLGEEFLGPYREALSEEQARRLWETTYKYHVGEMGDAADPYMFGHPDNGLPFWGGYALGYYLVKWYLEEHEEISIEELTVLPSEAFMI; this is translated from the coding sequence TTGTCAGCGGTAAGATTAAATACAGGGAGAAGCAGAAGAGAGCTTGTTCTTGATATTTTCAATTTAACAGAGAACCAATTAGATGAACTGTTGTTTTTCGGGATGTTTCAATTGGACAGCGATGCCGAACAACTCAAGCAGCAATTAAGGGAGCTGCGGCTGCTTGGTTTTGAAACTTTTATAAAAGAAGAATTGGAGCTTTTGCATGGATTCTATCCCTCTCATAAAGCTGTCAAATTTGAGCTGTTTCTTTTAGATGAGAAGGATGAGTTCGTGAAAACCAAGTTAGGTGGCGTCTCGGCTTTTACCGAATGGAATGGCAGGATGGTGTTTGTTGTAGAGCCGGATGAACGTGTACGCCAAACGCTCAAGTCCGTCATTACGCACGAATATCATCACCACTGGCGCATGAGCGCTCTAAAGGTAGCGAGTGAAGAGGAGAGTTTGCTGGACCGGCTTGTTTTAGAAGGACTGGCTGAGCATTTTGTCAGGCTTCGTTTAGGGGAAGAGTTCCTTGGCCCTTATAGAGAGGCGCTTTCTGAGGAGCAGGCAAGACGATTATGGGAAACCACCTACAAATACCATGTAGGTGAAATGGGGGATGCTGCGGACCCCTATATGTTTGGCCATCCGGATAATGGCCTGCCTTTTTGGGGCGGCTATGCTTTAGGCTATTATCTGGTGAAGTGGTATCTCGAGGAGCATGAGGAGATCTCGATTGAAGAGTTAACGGTGCTGCCATCTGAAGCTTTTATGATTTAA
- a CDS encoding GNAT family N-acetyltransferase: MSAIKMQKFTSSDFYEYFLLVSNESVMRMITERAIPFDEAKENYKKLLNRNNRYEGFGSYKVLNEAHDFIGLGSLILNENTCEEAELGYMLMPNYWGRGYGSTIAKSLIRRAESAGLKRLTAIIDPQNGPSRIILIKNGFHSEKVCEIDGLPGEILSKEL; encoded by the coding sequence ATGTCGGCTATCAAGATGCAAAAGTTCACTTCAAGCGACTTTTATGAGTATTTTCTTCTTGTTTCCAATGAGAGCGTAATGCGGATGATTACGGAACGGGCTATTCCATTTGATGAAGCCAAGGAAAACTATAAGAAGCTATTAAATCGCAATAATAGATACGAAGGTTTTGGCTCTTATAAGGTGTTGAATGAGGCGCATGATTTTATCGGACTTGGGAGTTTGATTTTAAATGAAAACACCTGTGAAGAAGCTGAATTGGGCTATATGCTGATGCCGAACTATTGGGGCAGGGGATATGGGAGCACGATTGCTAAAAGCTTAATCCGTCGAGCCGAAAGTGCCGGGCTCAAGCGGTTAACTGCCATCATTGATCCTCAAAATGGGCCCTCTAGAATAATCTTAATAAAAAATGGGTTTCACTCCGAAAAAGTGTGTGAGATCGATGGATTGCCCGGAGAAATATTAAGCAAGGAGTTATAA
- a CDS encoding HAD-IA family hydrolase, producing MYKHIIWDFDGTLFDAYPVMGKAFQVTLRGRGIEEPLDAIMKQMRVSMGHALKHYETKYHIDSAFIEDYEKQRKDRELAYIKPYEGIEELCRFIHTSGRHNYLFTHRGESAITFLKKFGLYNYFTDCITSEHGFERKPSPAGIEFLMEKYKMKHSESIMIGDRDLDVLSGKNAGISGCFFTESHESSSHADYTIHEFQQLYPIL from the coding sequence ATGTACAAGCACATTATTTGGGATTTTGATGGTACGCTTTTCGATGCTTATCCTGTTATGGGAAAAGCGTTTCAAGTAACGCTGAGAGGGCGAGGGATTGAGGAACCATTGGATGCGATCATGAAGCAAATGAGAGTATCGATGGGGCATGCGCTTAAGCACTATGAAACAAAATACCACATAGATTCTGCTTTTATCGAGGACTATGAGAAGCAGAGAAAAGACAGGGAGTTGGCTTACATAAAACCTTATGAAGGAATCGAGGAGCTATGCCGATTTATTCATACCTCTGGTCGCCATAATTATTTATTTACACATAGAGGCGAATCGGCCATCACCTTTTTAAAGAAGTTTGGTTTATACAATTATTTTACGGATTGTATCACTTCAGAGCACGGTTTCGAGCGTAAGCCGAGTCCTGCTGGAATTGAATTTCTAATGGAAAAATATAAAATGAAACACTCTGAATCGATCATGATTGGTGATCGTGATTTGGATGTCCTGTCGGGAAAAAATGCCGGGATCAGCGGATGCTTCTTTACCGAGAGCCATGAATCCAGCAGTCATGCAGACTATACCATCCATGAGTTTCAACAGTTGTATCCAATTTTATAA
- a CDS encoding tetrahydrofolate dehydrogenase/cyclohydrolase catalytic domain-containing protein, producing the protein MNPLILDGTVVAQAIKDHLKERIEALSEKGIVPCLATILVGNNPASETYVKMKGNACRRIGMKSIRIELPEETSTQELINAIEELNKDDSVHGILLQHPVPSHIDERQAFEAIAIKKDVDGVTSAGYGQTALGFGEFPSCTPAAIMSIINFYKIPLEGKHAVVVGRSPILGKPVSALLLNENATVTTCHSKTVNLPEILKLADIVVAAVGKPEFIKGEWLKEGAAVLDAGYNKGNIGDVDYESCYKAASAITPVPGGVGPVTIATLLKHTVESAERTSQLEVTL; encoded by the coding sequence ATGAATCCACTTATTTTAGACGGAACCGTTGTGGCTCAAGCCATCAAAGACCATTTAAAGGAACGCATTGAAGCTCTTTCAGAAAAAGGCATCGTGCCTTGCCTCGCCACGATCTTAGTCGGAAATAACCCCGCTTCAGAAACGTATGTCAAAATGAAGGGGAATGCATGCCGACGAATTGGAATGAAATCCATTCGAATCGAGCTTCCAGAGGAAACGAGCACACAAGAGTTAATTAACGCCATTGAAGAGTTAAATAAAGACGACTCCGTTCACGGGATTCTCCTTCAGCATCCCGTTCCATCCCACATTGATGAACGGCAAGCCTTTGAAGCCATTGCGATCAAAAAGGATGTCGACGGGGTAACGAGTGCGGGGTACGGTCAAACCGCATTAGGCTTTGGCGAATTTCCATCCTGCACCCCTGCTGCCATAATGAGCATTATCAATTTTTATAAGATCCCTCTTGAAGGAAAACACGCCGTTGTCGTGGGCAGGAGTCCCATTTTAGGAAAACCTGTATCAGCCTTGCTTTTAAACGAAAATGCGACCGTCACGACCTGTCACTCAAAAACGGTCAATCTCCCAGAAATCTTAAAGCTGGCCGACATTGTTGTCGCAGCCGTTGGAAAACCTGAATTTATAAAAGGCGAATGGCTTAAAGAAGGCGCCGCGGTTTTGGACGCCGGCTATAACAAAGGGAATATCGGGGACGTCGACTATGAATCGTGTTACAAAGCGGCAAGCGCCATTACCCCAGTACCAGGCGGCGTTGGTCCCGTAACCATCGCCACCCTGTTGAAACACACCGTTGAATCCGCCGAACGAACCAGCCAGCTTGAAGTCACTCTATAA
- a CDS encoding class II aldolase/adducin family protein, whose amino-acid sequence MTLEKQEQLSQKLVETGKYLLANQLAWGTSGNISARLNDKQMLITASGTEMGSLQPNDFAFVNFETGDWEGDRKPSKEVPMHTGIYQVRQDANVILHSSPFYTTLMASSEEPIVSELFVETMYFLEDVAYVDYFHPGTAELGEAVKEQAENGHVLILRNHGVILFDDSFSDAVMRLETLEMACRMIITAKSAGIPLTKIPDQVVRDFLENARYKPRKRIWQK is encoded by the coding sequence GTGACTTTAGAAAAGCAAGAGCAGCTATCACAAAAATTGGTGGAAACAGGTAAGTATCTTTTAGCTAACCAGCTCGCATGGGGGACATCTGGAAATATCAGTGCTCGGCTAAATGACAAGCAAATGTTAATTACGGCTTCAGGTACAGAAATGGGAAGCCTCCAACCTAACGATTTTGCCTTCGTTAATTTTGAAACAGGTGACTGGGAGGGAGACCGTAAGCCATCTAAAGAAGTCCCTATGCATACAGGAATTTACCAAGTGCGTCAGGATGCTAATGTCATTCTTCACTCTTCACCGTTTTATACAACATTAATGGCATCAAGTGAGGAGCCGATTGTTTCGGAATTGTTTGTTGAAACGATGTACTTCCTTGAGGATGTTGCTTATGTAGACTATTTTCATCCTGGCACCGCTGAGTTAGGGGAGGCGGTTAAGGAACAAGCTGAAAATGGCCATGTCCTTATTTTGAGAAATCATGGGGTTATTCTTTTTGATGATTCGTTTTCAGATGCTGTTATGAGATTAGAAACCCTGGAAATGGCCTGCCGAATGATTATAACGGCAAAATCAGCAGGGATCCCATTAACAAAGATTCCCGATCAGGTGGTTCGTGATTTCTTAGAAAACGCGCGGTATAAACCTAGGAAGAGAATTTGGCAAAAGTAG
- a CDS encoding FMN-binding negative transcriptional regulator, which produces MYIPKSFRIEDEDRIHDFIETYSFATLFSQHNGEPWATHLPLVLNKEESALYCHFSLGNEQWKDVEGQPILAVFQGPHSYISSSWYETTKAVPTWNYVAVHVYGKAEMINDGESISRALSELVQKYEQPDSSYKLEKVDPHYIEQLSKGIAPFKIKIERMEAKAKLSQNHSVERQELVIKQLEKSSDQDAQQIATLMKANLEKKK; this is translated from the coding sequence ATGTATATTCCTAAGTCATTTAGAATAGAGGATGAAGATAGGATTCATGATTTTATTGAAACCTATAGCTTTGCGACACTTTTTTCCCAGCATAACGGTGAACCTTGGGCGACACATCTTCCGTTGGTCTTAAATAAGGAGGAGAGTGCGCTCTATTGTCACTTTTCTCTTGGTAATGAACAATGGAAGGATGTTGAAGGGCAACCGATTCTTGCTGTGTTTCAAGGACCCCACAGTTATATCTCGTCTTCTTGGTACGAAACAACAAAGGCCGTTCCCACTTGGAATTATGTAGCGGTCCATGTCTATGGTAAAGCGGAAATGATCAATGATGGAGAGAGTATCTCACGGGCTTTAAGTGAGTTGGTCCAGAAATATGAACAGCCGGATAGTTCTTACAAGTTAGAAAAAGTTGATCCTCATTATATCGAGCAATTAAGTAAAGGTATTGCCCCATTTAAAATTAAAATTGAAAGAATGGAAGCCAAAGCCAAATTAAGCCAAAATCATTCTGTTGAACGTCAGGAATTAGTCATTAAGCAGCTTGAGAAATCATCGGACCAAGATGCTCAACAGATTGCCACCTTGATGAAAGCCAATCTCGAAAAAAAGAAATAA
- a CDS encoding antibiotic biosynthesis monooxygenase, whose translation MAPEYPYYAVIFTSQRTDGDKGYGRMARKMEELASQQEGFLGIESARDSELGITVSYWDSLEAIQKWKDHAAHQVAQEKGRTEWYKNYKVRICKVERDYSFEL comes from the coding sequence ATGGCTCCAGAGTACCCTTATTATGCGGTTATTTTTACTTCACAGAGAACGGACGGTGACAAGGGTTATGGGAGAATGGCGAGGAAAATGGAGGAACTGGCCTCACAGCAGGAAGGATTCTTAGGAATTGAGAGTGCAAGGGATTCGGAACTTGGCATCACGGTCTCATATTGGGATTCCTTAGAAGCCATTCAAAAGTGGAAAGACCACGCTGCCCATCAGGTTGCCCAAGAAAAAGGAAGGACAGAATGGTATAAAAACTATAAGGTTAGAATTTGCAAAGTCGAGAGGGACTACTCGTTTGAACTCTAG
- a CDS encoding MFS transporter — translation MERNASRNRQMLLSLGLGGFLVNADNRAIAPMLPAMAVSLHTSMSSVALLVTAYSIPYGVFQLVYGPIAEKIGKVSTIFMALCLFSLGTLLCGVAHVFSWLLVLRVLTGLFAAGIIPTTLAQIGDRFDLSERPGAIALFMSFSTSGQALGIVIGGLVAQFFSYRILFFLLGLACIPALLAIFRERGRETIPVKPNPTPILKRYIELFKHKRSWQIYGLVLCEGLVFYGGFTFLGVYGVSTLHLSYLIIGLLTATYSVGAFIGSKTITKVLSRVGTTKMPMLGSGLMILGFGVIWGWQSVISLTVGFIILGFGFSYCHSTLQTFATDLLPNGRATAVSVFAFSLFLGSGLGPIGVGDIFDAYGSRMMLGAVCLGTIVFCFLCMTLLKRNQQTGTN, via the coding sequence ATGGAGAGGAATGCTTCAAGAAATAGACAAATGCTGCTGTCGCTTGGGTTGGGCGGCTTTCTGGTCAATGCCGATAATCGGGCCATTGCCCCCATGCTGCCGGCAATGGCAGTCAGTCTTCACACTTCCATGTCTTCCGTTGCCTTGCTTGTGACGGCCTATTCCATTCCCTATGGAGTATTCCAATTAGTTTATGGTCCGATTGCTGAGAAAATCGGGAAGGTCAGCACCATCTTTATGGCTTTGTGTTTATTTTCACTTGGCACGCTGTTATGCGGTGTGGCCCATGTATTCTCTTGGCTGTTAGTCTTACGCGTTCTGACCGGACTATTTGCCGCTGGGATTATCCCTACCACTCTTGCACAAATCGGCGACCGGTTTGACCTTTCAGAAAGACCAGGTGCCATTGCCCTCTTTATGTCCTTTTCAACATCCGGCCAAGCATTGGGAATTGTCATTGGCGGATTAGTCGCCCAATTCTTTTCCTATCGCATCCTTTTCTTTTTACTGGGGTTAGCCTGTATCCCCGCACTATTAGCCATCTTTCGCGAGCGCGGCCGCGAAACGATTCCAGTTAAACCAAACCCAACACCTATCTTGAAGCGTTACATAGAGCTTTTTAAACACAAACGGTCTTGGCAAATTTATGGATTAGTGCTCTGTGAGGGTCTCGTCTTTTACGGAGGGTTCACATTCCTTGGAGTCTATGGCGTTTCCACCCTTCATTTATCCTACCTCATCATCGGACTCTTGACCGCCACTTATAGTGTTGGCGCTTTTATTGGAAGTAAGACCATAACTAAGGTGCTGAGCCGTGTTGGCACAACCAAAATGCCCATGCTTGGTTCGGGTTTAATGATCCTAGGATTCGGGGTGATCTGGGGATGGCAAAGTGTCATTTCACTAACAGTCGGTTTTATTATTCTTGGTTTCGGCTTTAGTTACTGCCATTCTACCCTTCAGACGTTTGCGACGGATTTATTGCCAAACGGTCGTGCAACCGCCGTATCCGTTTTTGCTTTTTCACTTTTTTTAGGGAGCGGATTAGGGCCAATCGGCGTCGGTGACATTTTTGATGCCTATGGCTCTCGTATGATGCTAGGGGCTGTCTGCCTCGGAACGATTGTCTTTTGCTTCTTGTGCATGACATTACTTAAAAGAAACCAACAGACCGGTACAAACTGA
- a CDS encoding alcohol dehydrogenase catalytic domain-containing protein: protein MKAVMIDRPYSVVVTDVSNAPLGDHDVRIQVKAAGICGSDIHAYKGLHPFRQPPVIIGHEISGEVVEHGRLVTRVKVGDKVTVEPQVGCGKCEHCLQGETNYCDHRQAPGIGNWYGTMAENFVAHEDVVFVLPPNMDHKVGALSEPLAVGVHAIRQADIQIGDKVAVLGSGPIGLLAVAVAKEAGATTILSTDVFDYCLDTATTMGATHTINISGKDNWLDKAREMIGGSFDKVLVAIGVPGIVNQALSLVKKGGRVVTIAMFHGEQSLDIMQLQGQEKELVGCFCYTREDTITAVDLLASGRIPTDAIVTHVLPYTQAADGFRMMEKKEDNPLKILVTFD from the coding sequence ATGAAAGCTGTTATGATAGATCGTCCTTATTCTGTAGTTGTTACTGATGTAAGTAACGCTCCTCTAGGGGACCACGATGTACGTATTCAAGTTAAGGCAGCCGGAATATGCGGATCGGATATTCATGCTTATAAAGGACTTCATCCATTTCGTCAGCCTCCCGTTATTATTGGCCATGAAATTTCTGGAGAAGTTGTAGAGCATGGCCGCCTGGTCACACGTGTCAAAGTGGGAGATAAAGTCACAGTTGAGCCTCAGGTAGGCTGTGGTAAATGTGAGCACTGCCTGCAAGGTGAAACGAACTATTGTGATCATCGTCAAGCACCTGGTATTGGGAATTGGTATGGCACCATGGCTGAAAACTTTGTCGCTCATGAAGATGTCGTTTTCGTCTTACCCCCAAATATGGATCACAAAGTGGGGGCGCTATCTGAACCACTTGCTGTTGGGGTTCATGCGATTCGTCAAGCTGATATTCAAATTGGGGATAAAGTGGCTGTTCTTGGATCAGGCCCGATTGGATTATTAGCTGTGGCTGTTGCGAAGGAAGCGGGCGCTACTACGATTCTTTCAACCGATGTCTTTGATTATTGCTTAGATACAGCTACAACAATGGGTGCCACGCACACGATTAACATTAGTGGAAAAGATAATTGGCTCGATAAAGCAAGGGAAATGATTGGTGGGTCCTTTGATAAAGTCCTCGTTGCGATCGGCGTCCCTGGCATTGTTAATCAGGCCCTTTCTCTCGTGAAAAAAGGCGGCCGTGTCGTGACTATTGCAATGTTCCATGGTGAGCAATCTCTAGATATCATGCAGCTTCAAGGTCAAGAAAAAGAATTAGTGGGCTGCTTCTGTTATACACGCGAGGATACGATCACCGCAGTTGATTTACTTGCTTCCGGCCGAATCCCAACAGATGCCATTGTTACGCACGTCTTACCTTATACGCAGGCGGCAGATGGTTTTAGAATGATGGAGAAAAAGGAAGATAATCCGCTTAAGATCCTTGTTACTTTTGACTAA
- a CDS encoding sigma 54-interacting transcriptional regulator — protein MSQIIVIAPSKEFADTVRTAVGDSYKIYAPESDRDFSFEETVPIAKQEEANGAEVIITRGGQATLLKQKLHIPVVEVKMTVLDILRTVHSLKTRYQKIGLIGVENIICDYRELGSYIDIKIYPVFSYEHDLDLQVRKAIEDQIDFVVGDGMSIDYTKKFGLPGIKLMPSSSSVHEAFDMAENLILARFQERKINEQLRMILETAQDGIFIISNDSQIILANNRAVVLLKQDPNSFMNHQIESALNSEQELLHLINEKQEFNGEIAKLQDSVVSVSKRTIVVGHEKIGWVVTLQDVTHIQKLEHKIRRKLSHSGFVAKQSLKDLVAVAPAMKNVAEKVTHFSQTDSTILLQGETGTGKELIAQSIHNQSNRNNRPFVPINCGALPPNLLESELFGYEPGAFTGASRNGKAGLFELAHSGTIFLDEIGEMPLELQSRLLRVIQEREIMRIGGSSIISIDVRVIAATHRDIQKDISEGKFRADLYYRLNVLTIPLPPLRERKEDIPILVSKLLNKLSNRYNCPKPVIPNELINTFLNYSWPGNIRQLENILEKFVVLSQTDIPKEMVSIEMINELNDKVQDNSAIEKRSMSPSYEGTLKDIEKQVILNHLEKLNGNKDLIARKLGISRATLWRKLKDIEAQ, from the coding sequence ATGAGCCAAATTATCGTCATTGCCCCTTCAAAGGAGTTTGCTGATACCGTTCGGACAGCTGTCGGCGATTCCTACAAAATTTATGCGCCAGAAAGCGATCGGGATTTTTCGTTTGAAGAAACGGTTCCAATTGCTAAGCAAGAAGAAGCTAATGGGGCGGAGGTCATAATTACCCGAGGAGGCCAGGCCACTCTTTTAAAACAAAAGCTTCATATCCCTGTCGTGGAAGTCAAAATGACTGTACTCGATATCCTGAGAACAGTTCATTCCTTAAAGACCCGTTATCAAAAGATTGGTCTCATTGGAGTAGAAAACATTATATGTGATTATCGTGAGCTCGGAAGCTATATTGATATTAAAATTTACCCGGTCTTCTCCTATGAGCATGACTTAGATCTTCAGGTTAGAAAAGCTATTGAAGACCAAATCGATTTTGTTGTGGGTGATGGAATGTCCATCGACTACACGAAAAAATTTGGCTTGCCTGGAATTAAGCTCATGCCATCTAGCTCAAGCGTCCATGAAGCTTTCGATATGGCCGAAAACCTCATTCTTGCGCGTTTTCAGGAACGGAAGATTAATGAGCAATTGCGAATGATTCTTGAAACCGCCCAAGATGGGATCTTTATCATCTCCAACGATTCTCAGATCATATTGGCGAATAATCGGGCAGTCGTTCTTCTTAAACAAGACCCTAACTCTTTTATGAACCACCAAATAGAAAGCGCTTTGAATTCAGAACAGGAGCTGCTTCACTTAATAAATGAGAAGCAGGAATTTAATGGGGAAATTGCCAAACTGCAGGACTCCGTCGTTTCCGTTTCGAAACGAACCATCGTAGTTGGCCATGAGAAAATAGGCTGGGTCGTGACTTTACAGGACGTCACACACATTCAGAAGCTAGAGCATAAAATCCGCCGTAAATTAAGCCATTCTGGATTTGTCGCCAAACAAAGCTTGAAGGATCTCGTGGCGGTTGCTCCGGCAATGAAAAATGTGGCAGAAAAGGTGACTCATTTTAGTCAAACCGATTCGACTATATTACTTCAAGGAGAGACAGGTACGGGGAAAGAATTAATTGCTCAAAGCATTCATAATCAAAGCAATCGAAACAATCGGCCTTTTGTTCCAATTAACTGTGGGGCGCTTCCTCCTAATCTACTTGAGAGTGAGCTTTTTGGTTATGAGCCTGGGGCCTTTACAGGGGCTAGTCGAAATGGGAAGGCAGGGCTCTTTGAACTGGCCCATAGCGGTACGATCTTCCTTGATGAAATTGGTGAAATGCCTCTTGAATTGCAATCACGTCTATTGCGTGTGATTCAGGAGCGTGAAATCATGCGCATTGGAGGAAGCTCGATCATTAGTATCGATGTTCGGGTTATCGCAGCTACCCATCGCGATATACAAAAAGACATCAGCGAAGGGAAATTCCGGGCGGATCTCTACTACCGGCTGAACGTGCTAACTATTCCGCTCCCCCCTCTTAGAGAACGCAAAGAGGACATTCCAATACTTGTGAGCAAGCTGCTGAATAAGCTTTCCAATCGGTACAATTGTCCAAAGCCCGTCATACCAAACGAACTGATTAATACGTTTTTAAACTATTCTTGGCCTGGTAACATCCGGCAATTGGAAAATATATTAGAGAAATTCGTGGTTCTTTCGCAGACTGATATTCCAAAAGAGATGGTCTCTATTGAAATGATCAACGAACTGAATGATAAAGTTCAAGACAACTCTGCTATTGAAAAGCGTTCCATGTCCCCTAGTTATGAAGGAACACTTAAAGATATCGAAAAACAGGTCATCCTTAACCATCTAGAAAAGCTCAACGGCAACAAAGACTTAATCGCTCGAAAGCTAGGCATCAGCCGTGCTACGTTATGGAGAAAATTAAAAGACATCGAGGCACAATAG
- a CDS encoding ribulose-bisphosphate carboxylase large subunit family protein, translated as MKSEERVLATYLIETPYSLEYAAEVMAGEQSTGTFVSVPGETEALKEQHGAKIVSVKEVDASYYPTLPGAKPLVKDKKAVYHRGQVVLSFPFHNFGPSIPNLLATVAGNLYELREFSGLRLIDLKLPEAFMDKYLGPQFGIEGTRRLANVYERPLIGTIVKPSIGLPLEELRVLVRHLALSGIDFIKDDELNANPPYAPLKERVKVVMEEIERAADRTGKKVMYAFNITGDMDELRENHDTVVAAGGNCVMVGINSVGYTGVSYLRNYSQVPIHGHRNQWGAMTRCPLLGMDFRVYQKLCRLAGVDHLHTNGLDSKFYESNATVIRSVQDCLTPMFGEDTVMPVLSSGQWAGTAIGSYNAMKTVDLIHLAGGGIMAHPDGAAAGVESMKQGWEAALTGSSLEAYAETHPELARAIEKFGK; from the coding sequence TTGAAAAGTGAAGAACGTGTTCTAGCAACCTATTTGATTGAAACGCCTTATTCTTTGGAATACGCGGCAGAAGTTATGGCAGGTGAACAATCAACGGGTACATTTGTTTCAGTTCCTGGAGAAACAGAAGCCCTTAAGGAACAACACGGGGCTAAAATCGTGTCCGTTAAAGAAGTGGATGCCAGCTATTATCCGACATTGCCGGGAGCAAAGCCCCTAGTAAAAGATAAAAAGGCGGTTTATCACCGCGGACAGGTCGTGCTCTCGTTTCCTTTTCATAATTTTGGACCCTCCATCCCCAATCTTTTGGCAACGGTAGCGGGCAATCTGTATGAGCTTCGTGAGTTTTCCGGTCTCCGATTAATTGATCTTAAATTACCTGAAGCGTTTATGGATAAGTATTTAGGGCCGCAGTTTGGGATTGAAGGAACGCGCAGACTGGCGAATGTTTATGAGAGGCCTTTGATTGGTACGATTGTCAAACCGAGTATTGGACTGCCGCTAGAAGAACTAAGGGTTTTGGTTCGGCATCTGGCTCTTTCTGGTATAGATTTTATTAAAGATGATGAGCTCAATGCGAATCCTCCTTATGCACCTCTAAAGGAAAGAGTAAAGGTTGTGATGGAGGAAATAGAACGGGCTGCCGATCGAACCGGTAAGAAGGTCATGTATGCGTTTAATATAACTGGAGATATGGATGAATTAAGAGAAAACCACGATACAGTCGTCGCAGCGGGTGGAAATTGTGTGATGGTTGGGATTAATAGTGTTGGCTATACAGGTGTCTCTTATCTTAGAAACTACTCGCAGGTGCCGATACACGGACATCGAAATCAATGGGGGGCGATGACGCGATGCCCATTACTGGGGATGGATTTTCGGGTCTATCAAAAATTATGCCGTTTAGCTGGTGTGGATCATCTTCATACAAATGGCCTGGACAGTAAATTTTACGAGTCCAATGCAACTGTTATTCGTTCTGTGCAAGATTGCTTAACACCAATGTTCGGTGAGGACACCGTGATGCCAGTCCTTTCTTCGGGGCAATGGGCGGGTACCGCCATCGGCTCCTACAACGCGATGAAGACAGTCGACCTGATTCATTTGGCAGGCGGCGGGATTATGGCTCATCCTGATGGTGCAGCGGCAGGAGTTGAAAGTATGAAGCAGGGATGGGAAGCCGCATTAACCGGCTCTTCATTGGAAGCTTATGCCGAAACTCATCCCGAATTAGCTCGAGCTATAGAGAAGTTTGGAAAATAA